From the genome of Carassius auratus strain Wakin chromosome 24, ASM336829v1, whole genome shotgun sequence:
GCGgatgctgaaaataaaaaacagagaGCCAAACAGGTCGTCCAGTTGCTGTGATAGATCAGAATATTGTACAAATCATCAGAATGAACTGTTTTTGGTGCATGTATGAATTTGTAATTGTACGTTTTCATTCATTAAATGATTGCTGTGGTTTTTATCTACCAATGGgctatgcttgttttttttttaatcacgtTTAAAGTGATAGCAAATTAGGTTTGGCTATCATTTAGTATTACactgttacttttaaaagtattgcATTAGAATATTGCATTATTGCTTAAAGAAACTAACACATTATCTTGTATGGAaagcaatgcattactttttaaataagaaagtttAAAAATCTTTAAGAAATTTCAACACTcatcaggaaaaaaaagaaaaatgaaacaaatgtaatgtCTAAATTCATtttcagcaataataataataaaagaaacgtCTAAATTCATTTTTGCTcattagtatggttgaattggatcatagaaagacagcagcaaagacactggttaataaaatgggattaaaacATAAGGGGCAtttgttatttaatgtattattgcaggtttgcgtcatattctgagtttgcatttcacagtttttacagatttttagaaatactgaatttgtttttgtgtaagaTGAAGATACGcatgttcacatttagtctaAAACTACAGTAAGCACCATGTTTACATACGTCTCTGTACTTATCTTAACAGTTTTTATCATAgcgttcaaatagaaaaaaaagctgactacatttcccataatgccATACGTTCGCACGTTCGTTTGACGTCACACGCATCTCGCCAGGTAGGTACAGAAGTCCATCGTGCAGAATGAAAACAACTGTTGCGTAAACTTCATTAATTACACGGAAGCAGATCGCACGTTTAAACGGATTCACATTTTGGGTAACGTAACGTGACTTTATTCCACGCTTTGTTTTGGTTTTCTCTCGCTGTCGCATTGCAAAAACGACGTAAAGCGAGAGGTTGCAAAATCTCAGACTTTTAGTAGATGTAGATTTTTAATCATCTGCTAATGCAATGTAATCAAAAGATGAGTTTTAACATGAAAATGACCTTTTAGTggtttttaatgtgcattttagaAGGATCATGGCAGAGAAACCTCAGCTGGTCAATGCTTCACCAGAGGACGTTGAGACTGATGAGTGCatgagcacatacacacacatctacaGCCCTGAGCTTCTCATGTAAGCACAATAAACACCGAAAgtgtatttttttccattttatatcTATGCATTGTTAAATATGCACATATAAATGCATAGAGATagacttttttgtgtgtttgcagtgatCAGGTGGCCTTTATAACCGGTGGAGGGTCAGGTATTGGGTTTCGAATAGCAGAAGTTCTTATGAGGTGAGGGGTCAgtcaattgttgttgttttttcacacaTTGTCCATGACTGAAACTCTCAATTTGACTTTTTCAGTCACAAATTGCCTTTTTATAGTGACGTACACATTGATCTTTAACCTCGGTGAACTTTGGTTATGTAGTCTTCTCAAACCTGCATCTTCAGATTCATTTCAATAtgtttatgttaatgtttataatcttgcaaaaatctttttgaagctttttttatttttttgtccaggCATGGTTGTGACACGGTCATTGCCAGCAGAAATCTGGAGAAACTCACTGAGGTACTGTTTCTACAACCCAGAATTACTTTGATGAAGAGTCATTcttctcattgtgtgtgtgtgtgtgtgtgtgtgtgttttaggctgCAAAAAAGTTAACCAGCACTACAGGCAGACAGTGTTTGCCAATTGCCATGGATGTGCGTCATCCAGAGACAATTTCTACTGCTCTGGATGAAGCCTTGAAGACATTTGGACGTGTTGACATACTCATTAACAGTAAGGATTGAGTCGGTCAAAGATTTAAGAAAGCCAAACACAGGGCCTTAACCCGTAATAAAATCATATATTCTCCAAAACATGCAGTGCATTACCAAAGAGATCTTGATTCTGTAGATATAATGATGTCAAAGATCAACTAAAACCTTCTTATCatgtttcttttgttcattctCTAATGTGTAATTAATTATACCCTATGCAAGCATATGTACTTATGCAAAAAGTTTGAGAGTTTTGTGGTTTATGATTTTAATTCCACAGATGCTGCAGGTAATTTCTTGTGTCCAGCTACATCATTATCATTTAACGCTTTCAAGACAGTAATGGAGATTGACACTATGGGAACTTTCAACACCAGTAAAGTCATCTATGACAAATGGTTCAaggtaaaaatatacatttcaagagttttattaactaaatatcTCAGTTCTTGGCTTTTATGTCACATGTTGAGGTCTCTATGTATTAAGCAGTAATTTATTGTCAGTGTCTTAAATTAAGTGGCTGTTTTCTCTTCATCTCAGGATCATGGCGGCTCCATTGTTAACATTTCTGCCACACTGGGATACAGAGGTCAGGCTCTCCAGGTGCATGCTGGGTCAGCGAAGGCGGCAAATGGTTAGTGTCTTTTTGGTCGATGTTCTGACATAATTTTCAGTTTGTCCTGCTATACAaagttttatgattgttttataaacTTAAGAATATATAATAAGTATTTAATACGAGTAACTTTTAGAATGGCAgatggaaaaaaaacatacacaagacAACAATAGTgtgcagattaataaatgtaattattatgaaGATTAATATGTTCCTCATTTATAAATCAGACAAAAACGTGGAATAAAATGTATTAGATTTGTGGTTTAAAGATGGCATGAAATCAGTATATcctcttatttctttatttataaatttttaatttatattgctGGTCCAATTGTGAACAatttatacatgcatataaatCTTTAACACATTTTTACCCCGTAATGTTGGATAAAATAAATTTTCAAGTCGACTTTGAGGATAACATGTTCTGTTGACTGAAAAGACTAATTTGGCACAATGATGAAAGTTAgtcaactttaatttattttaatttgacatagTAAAattacggagccccacacatggcatgcaggaaaaaattgtgtgctaaatcatgcgcacgatttactaattcgttcccttactgtactaaaacgtgcacacgattatttgcgttccctcgatttactatttcattcactcgagttataaattgtgtgcacgatttaacaaattgagggaacgaattagtaaattgtgcgcacaattaataaatgttttcttgcatg
Proteins encoded in this window:
- the LOC113042129 gene encoding peroxisomal 2,4-dienoyl-CoA reductase-like isoform X1, with translation MAEKPQLVNASPEDVETDECMSTYTHIYSPELLIDQVAFITGGGSGIGFRIAEVLMRHGCDTVIASRNLEKLTEAAKKLTSTTGRQCLPIAMDVRHPETISTALDEALKTFGRVDILINNAAGNFLCPATSLSFNAFKTVMEIDTMGTFNTSKVIYDKWFKDHGGSIVNISATLGYRGQALQVHAGSAKAANDAMTRHLAVEWGPCGVRVNTVAPGPISGTEGYRRLGGSHSESAGVFRSIPLQRAGNKTEIAHAVLFLASRASSYVTGAILVADGGAWLTSANDVERLLGFWSAEKRKDK
- the LOC113042129 gene encoding peroxisomal 2,4-dienoyl-CoA reductase-like isoform X2; translated protein: MAEKPQLVNASPEDVETDECMSTYTHIYSPELLIDQVAFITGGGSGIGFRIAEVLMRHGCDTVIASRNLEKLTEAAKKLTSTTGRQCLPIAMDVRHPETISTALDEALKTFGRVDILINNAAGNFLCPATSLSFNAFKTVMEIDTMGTFNTSKVIYDKWFKDHGGSIVNISATLGYRGQALQVHAGSAKAANDAMTRHLAVEWGPCGVRVNTVAPGPISGTEGYRRLGGSHSESAGVFRSIPLQRAGNKTEIAHAVLFLASRASSYVTGAILVADGGAWLTSANDVERLLGIISSRSAKL